The Flaviramulus sp. BrNp1-15 genome includes the window AACTCTACAAAATGATGAAGGTGAAATAAAAACACTCAACGATTTAAAAAACTTTTTTGATGATTATGGAGAGGAATTCACGTTTAAAAAAGAAAACGTTATTTACCATGAAGGCGACCACTCTAATTACATATACTTAATAAATAAAGGAGCAGTAAAATGTTATAGAATTGACGAACAAGGTAAAGAACTTGTAACTGCTTTATATAAGGAAGATGATTTATTTGGTTATACATCATTCACACAAAACACGCCTCATAAAGAAACTGCAACTGCTATTGCGAATACTAAACTATTAGGTATTTCTATTATAGATTTTAATGATTTACTTAATAAAAACCATAAAGTTGTATTGGAGTTAATAGAATTACTAACAGATGATTTATCTGTAGTTAAAGAACAGCTCTTAGAAATGGCTTATGGAACCGTTAATAAAAAAACAGCATCTACCATTTTAAAATTTGCCGAAAGAATTAATCGTAAACCAGAAGATCCCATAAAGATTTCTAGAAACGATTTAGCTAGTGTTGCAGGTATTGCTACCGAAACATTAATTAGAGCATTAACCGAGTTTAAAAAACAAGGAATTATTAAAGCTGAAGGAAGAAATATTAAAGTTGTAGATATTGAAAAATTAAAAAGTATCAGTTAGTTGTAATTCATTGTATCAAAATGACATATATCATTTTATCAAAGGTATCTAATATATAAATTAGTACGTGTAAAGATGCTGTTAGATGAAAAATATATTACTACCCACAGACTTTTCAGAAAACTCGTGGAATGCAATTAAGTATGCTGTCAATTTTTTTGAAAAAGAAGCATGTAACTTCTACCTATTGCATGTAAACAGGA containing:
- a CDS encoding response regulator; its protein translation is MKTVLLIEDDVVLRENTAELLELSDYKVLKASNGKIGVELAKNKLPDIIICDIMMPELDGYSALQILSKNKATNHIPFIFLSAKTERSDVRKGMNLGADDYITKPFTEDELISAIRSRLAKVSILQDLKSKQKKETLQNDEGEIKTLNDLKNFFDDYGEEFTFKKENVIYHEGDHSNYIYLINKGAVKCYRIDEQGKELVTALYKEDDLFGYTSFTQNTPHKETATAIANTKLLGISIIDFNDLLNKNHKVVLELIELLTDDLSVVKEQLLEMAYGTVNKKTASTILKFAERINRKPEDPIKISRNDLASVAGIATETLIRALTEFKKQGIIKAEGRNIKVVDIEKLKSIS